A portion of the Fulvia fulva chromosome 1, complete sequence genome contains these proteins:
- a CDS encoding Putative epoxide hydrolase, with amino-acid sequence MSTYNISVPEEKLVSLKIKLGQSEFPDELDGAAWDYGAPLGDIKRLAKRWQSGYDWRAEEAKLNELPNFHRPIKVERFGELDVHYIHQQSDNSDAIPLLFVHGWPGSFLEVTKMLPVLRQSNQGVSFHVVAPSLPNFGWSEGVKKPGFGLAQYAEVCDQLMQALGYKQYVTQGGDWGFMITRSIGLRYPQRCLASHINMVRASQPTYSKHPILALQTALTPYSEADKKGFARSQWFLNEGGGYRVLQATKPQTLGYALHDSPIALLAWIYEKLHDWTDEYPWTDDEILTWVSIYYFSTAGPAASARIYYEATHTSEIHRARTEEWIPKVKLGLCYSPKELTVVPSTWGRTLGPVVYESRKLRGGHFAAWEHPNQIIEDLLNMFGKNGKCYQIVRPQAKL; translated from the exons ATGTCCACCTACAACATCTCAGTGCCAGAGGAGAAGCTCGTGAGTCTGAAGATCAAGCTTGGTCAAAGCGAGTTTCCAGACGAG CTTGACGGCGCTGCATGGGATTACGGTGCTCCCTTAGGTGATATCAAGCGCCTGGCGAAGCGATGGCAGAGTGGCTACGACTGGCGAGCCGAAGAAGCAAAACTCAACGAGCTGCCCAACTTCCACAGACCTATCAAGGTCGAACGCTTTGGAGAGCTGGACGTCCATTACATCCACCAGCAGTCGGACAACTCAGATGCAATCCCTCTCCTCTTCGTGCATGGGTGGCCTGGATCATTCCTCGAAGTCACGAAAATGCTACCAGTCCTCCGTCAGTCGAATCAAGGAGTCTCGTTCCACGTTGTAGCACCTAGTCTCCCCAACTTCGGCTGGTCCGAAGGGGTCAAGAAGCCTGGGTTTGGCCTGGCACAGTATGCGGAAGTCTGCGATCAACTGATGCAAGCGCTCGGTTACAAGCAGTATGTAACCCAGGGTGGCGATTGGGGCTTTATGATCACTCGATCCATCGGACTGCGGTATCCCCAGCGCTGTTTGGCCTCGCATATCAACATGGTTCGTGCGAGCCAGCCTACCTACTCGAAGCATCCGATCCTGGCGCTTCAAACCGCTCTGACGCCATATAGTGAAGCAGATAAAAAG GGTTTTGCAAGATCTCAGTGGTTCTTGAACGAAGGCGGCGGCTATCGAGTGCTACAAGCGACCAAACCACAGACACTCGGCTACGCCCTGCATGATAGCCCGATTGCCTTACTTGCATGGATCTACGAGAAGCTCCACGACTGGACTGATGAGTATCCGTGGACTGACGACGAGATCCTGACATGGGTCTCAATCTATTACTTCTCTACAGCAGGGCCGGCAGCCAGTGCGCGCATCTACTACGAAGCGACACACACGAGCGAGATCCACCGTGCGCGTACTGAAGAATGGATCCCAAAGGTCAAGCTTGGATTGTGTTACAGTCCAAAGGAGCTGACTGTCGTGCCGTCGACCTGGGGTCGTACATTGGGCCCCGTTGTGTATGAGAGCCGCAAGCTCCGCGGTGGACACTTTGCAGCGTGGGAACATCCTAACCAGATCATTGAGGATTTGCTGAACATGTTTGGCAAGAACGGCAAGTGCTACCAAATCGTGCGGCCGCAGGCCAAGCTTTGA
- a CDS encoding Cytochrome P450 monooxygenase lcsI, protein MAFSDGLSGLPTNAVTLSLSFAVLYLLFTFASAVHVYFGPLSKFPGPKYRAFSRIPRILCMIRGDEATVIPELHRRYGPVVRIAPNELSFRGDAQAFKDIHGFKKAGQNHVFKDKFFYGKPFNGVDSLITADDANHSRQRKLVAHAFADKSLKDLEPMLKTWSGTMQRKLAEQAGKPVDMLKYYNCTTFDIMGDLSFNEGLNMLEDGEYSSWVQAIFLGIKNTSQLRALKMSSSFGKYIVDKWFFQSQFFRRKQAEHWNYSKDRVDRRLKMSPPERPDLWSKILEKASGPDGLTIEEHRSLASLFMIAGTETTATALSGVTYYLLRNPQYMKKLTTEIREAHASYDDITLESIQKLKYLHAVLQEGLRMYPPVPSTLSRMTPSGGVTICGQFVPENTSLGIHHLSTYRSEDNFKNPYKFAPERFLGDPEYANDNLSALEPFSTGPRNCVGKNLAWHEMRLLLCTTLLHFDLELCEESSNWPDQKIHILWEKKPLWCKLTEMKT, encoded by the exons ATGGCCTTCAGCGATGGGCTCTCAGGCTTGCCCACCAATGCCGTCACCTTGTCGCTGAGCTTTGCCGTCCTCTATCTATTGTTCACATTTGCCTCAGCTGTGCACGTCTACTTTGGTCCATTATCCAAGTTTCCTGGTCCGAAATATCGCGCATTTAGCAGGATTCCGCGCATATTATGCATGATCCGTGGGGATGAAGCCACGGTCATTCCAGAGTTGCACAGGCGGTACGGCCCAGTCGTGCGAATTGCGCCCAATGAGTTGTCTTTCAGAGGAGACGCGCAGGCTTTCAAAGATATCCATGGCTTCAAAAAAGCAGGCCAGAACCACGTTTTCAAGGACAAATTCTTCTATGGAAAGCC TTTCAATGGAGTTGACAGTCTCATCACGGCCGACGATGCGAACCACTCTCGACAGCGAAAGCTGGTAGCTCATGCATTCGCGGACAAGAGCCTCAAAGATCTCGAGCCAATGCTGAAAACGTGGTCTGGCACCATGCAGCGTAAATTGGCTGAGCAAGCTGGAAAGCCTGTCGACATGCTGAAATACTACAACTGCACCACCTTCGACATCA TGGGAGACCTGAGCTTCAATGAGGGTCTCAATATGCTTGAGGATGGCGAATACTCGAGCTGGGTCCAAGCTATCTTCCTTGGAATAAAGAATACGAGCCAGTTGCGAGCCTTGAAGATGTCCAGCTCATTTGGAAAATACATCGTAGACAAATGGTTTTTCCAAAGTCAGTTCTTTCGAAGAAAGCAAGCTGAGCACTGGAATTACTCGAAGGACAGAGTCGACCGCCGTCTCAAAATGTCTCCACCGGAACGTCCAGACCTGTGGAGCAAGATTTTGGAGAAGGCATCGGGCCCCGATGGCTTGACAATTGAGGAACACCGGTCGCTGGCATCCCTCTTCATGATCGCTGGAACTGAAACTACTGCTACGGCCCTCTCCGGCGTGACCTA TTACTTATTGCGCAACCCCCAGTACATGAAGAAGTTGACCACTGAGATTCGAGAAGCTCACGCAAGCTACGATGATATCACTCTGGAGTCGATTCAGAAACTGAAGTACCTCCACGCCGTCTTGCAAGAAGGATTGAGGATGTATCCGCCAGTCCCGTCAACCTTGTCTCGAATGACACCTTCCGGAGGGGTAACGATATGCGGGCAATTCGTTCCGGAGAATACTTCACTCGGTATCCACCACTTGTCAACATATCGCAGTGAAGATAACTTCAAGAACCCGTACAAGTTTGCTCCCGAAAGATTTCTGGGAGACCCAGAGTATGCCAACGACAACCTGTCCGCCCTGGAGCCCTTCTCCACAGGTCCGCGCAACTGTGTTGGCAAGAATCTAGCATGGCACGAAATGCGACTATTGTTGTGTACAACACTGCTGCATTTCGACTTGGAGCTATGCGAAGAATCAAGCAATTGGCCTGATCAGAAGATCCACA TCTTGTGGGAGAAGAAGCCATTGTGGTGTAAACTCACTGAAATGAAGACGTAA
- a CDS encoding Putative mitochondrial carrier protein PET8 — MFRGVYQGVGSVIIATLPSSGAFFSTYEGIKATLTETNPTLGAKPFLPTPLIHAIASGSAELVSCAILTPAEVIKQNAQMVDNSNRDRPRVNATLQTLKRFRSNPLALWRGYTALAGRNLPFTAMQFPMFERIKESIRRYRDDRGIRTHTLLESGMITAVSAGTGGSIAAVITTPIDVVKTRIMLAAVEGGSDDSKSTPRESVKAAKDALVDATGKTVEAVKDKPVETMKEAVRPKRSGSLQVAREIIQEQGYKGLFRGGALRGVWTMLGSGLYLGVYESGRIYLAQRRGDPIDAEEYARS; from the exons ATGTTTAGGGGAGTATATCAAGGAGTAGGCTCAGTCATCATCG CGACGTTGCCCTCCTCTGGCGCCTTCTTCTCGACATATGAGGGAATAAAGGCCACTCTGACCGAGACGAATCCCACCTTGGGAGCCAAGCCATTTCTACCCACGCCTCTGATACATGCTATTGCCTCTGGGTCCGCGGAGTTGGTCTCATGTGCCATACTCACCCCTGCCGAGGTCATCAAGCAGAATGCACAAATGGTAGACAACTCCAACCGCGACAGACCTCGAGTCAATGCTACGCTGCAGACCCTCAAACGATTCCGTTCCAACCCACTGGCGCTATGGCGAGGATATACTGCTTTAGCAGGCCGGAATCTACCGTTCACTGCCATGCAATTCCCAATGTTCGAGCGCATAAAAGAGAGCATCAGGCGATATAGGGATGACCGAGGTATTCGGACACATACTCTTTTGGAAAGCGGCATGATCACGGCTGTTAGTGCTGGTACGGGAGGCAGTATTGCCGCGGTCATTACTACACCCATCGACGTAGTCAAGACGCGCATCATGTTGGCTGCTGTGGAAGGAGGCTCTGACGATTCCAAGTCTACACCTCGCGAAAGCGTCAAGGCAGCCAAAGATGCTCTGGTCGATGCTACGGGAAAGACTGTTGAGGCAGTCAAGGACAAGCCTGTGGAGACCATGAAGGAGGCGGTGAGGCCAAAGCGATCTGGTAGTCTGCAAGTGGCGCGAGAGATCATACAAGAGCAAGGTTACAAAGGTCTATTCCGCGGTGGAGCATTGAGAGGTGTCTGGACGATGCTGGGAAGTGGGTTGTATTTGGGCGTTTACGAAAGTGGACGCATATACCTTGCACAGCGACGAGGTGACCCGATTGATGCTGAAGAGTATGCGAGATCTTGA
- a CDS encoding Pre-mRNA-splicing factor clf1, producing the protein MESSRGPPRVKNKAAAPQQISAEQLLREAVDRQEPGLTAPTQRFADLEELHEYQGRKRKEFEDYVRRNRLNMGNWFRYAAWELEQKEYRRARSVFERALDVESTNVQLWVRYIESEMKERNINHARNLLDRAVTILPRIDKLWYKYVYMEEMLGNVAGTRQVFERWMSWEPDEAAWNAYIKLEKRYSEFDRARNIFERFTIVHPESRNWIKWARFEEENGTSDLVRDVFGMAIETLGDEFMDEKLFIAYARFEAKLKEYERARAIYKYALDRMPRSRSAILHKAYTQFEKQYGDREGVEDVVLSKRRVLYEEQVKENPKNYDAWFDYARLEEAGQDPGRVRDVYERAIAQIPPSHEKRHWRRYIYLWIFYALYEELETKDLARAAQVYEEAIKIVPHKKFTFAKVWILKGQFHLRQQELDRARKTMGMAIGVCPKNKLFRAYIDMELKLFEFVRCRTLYEKWIEFDASNSQAWIKFAELERGLEDLDRTRAIFELAIQQEVLDMPELVWKAYIDFEEEEGEYEKTRSLYERLLAKTEHVKVWISYAQFEISVPDFVEEITDESEAAVSDAAKARARKIFERAHKLYKDNSLVEERAALLNAWKGFEETHGGEQDQEKVSKQMPRRVKKRRKLDDDSFEEYMDYVFPADDESSAKMSKLMMMAQKWKQEKEKAAA; encoded by the coding sequence ATGGAGTCGTCGCGTGGCCCTCCACGGGTCAAAAACAAGGCCGCCGCGCCGCAGCAGATCTCCGCCGAACAGCTGCTGCGGGAAGCAGTCGACCGCCAGGAACCCGGCCTGACAGCGCCAACACAGCGCTTCGCCGACCTCGAAGAACTCCATGAATACCAGGGACGGAAACGAAAGGAGTTCGAGGACTATGTGCGCCGCAATCGCCTCAACATGGGCAATTGGTTCCGCTATGCCGCCTGGGAACTGGAACAGAAGGAATACCGGAGGGCGCGCAGTGTCTTTGAGCGTGCGTTGGACGTGGAGAGCACTAATGTGCAGCTATGGGTGAGATATATCGAGTCGGAAATGAAGGAGCGCAACATCAACCATGCGCGCAACCTCTTGGACAGAGCAGTGACCATCCTTCCACGCATAGACAAGCTATGGTACAAGTATGTCTACATGGAGGAAATGCTTGGCAATGTCGCCGGTACGAGGCAGGTCTTTGAGCGCTGGATGTCATGGGAGCCCGACGAGGCCGCCTGGAATGCCTACATCAAGCTCGAGAAGCGGTACAGCGAGTTCGATCGGGCGCGGAATATCTTTGAGAGGTTTACCATCGTTCACCCTGAGTCAAGGAATTGGATTAAGTGGGCACGATTCGAGGAGGAGAACGGCACGAGCGATCTCGTACGGGACGTGTTCGGTATGGCTATCGAGACGCTGGGCGACGAGTTCATGGACGAGAAACTCTTCATTGCTTACGCCAGATTCGAGGCCAAGCTCAAAGAGTACGAGCGTGCGCGAGCAATCTACAAGTACGCTCTGGACCGCATGCCACGCTCTAGATCTGCTATCCTGCACAAAGCCTACACTCAGTTTGAGAAACAGTACGGTGATCGTGAAGGGGTCGAGGACGTTGTGCTTTCAAAACGAAGAGTTCTCTATGAAGAGCAGGTGAAGGAAAACCCAAAGAATTATGACGCTTGGTTCGACTATGCCAGATTGGAGGAAGCAGGCCAGGATCCAGGGAGAGTAAGGGACGTTTACGAGCGCGCAATCGCACAAATACCGCCGAGCCATGAAAAGCGCCACTGGAGGCGTTATATCTATCTCTGGATATTCTATGCCCTTTATGAAGAACTGGAGACGAAGGATCTTGCTCGAGCAGCGCAAGTTTACGAAGAAGCAATCAAGATCGTTCCACACAAGAAGTTCACGTTTGCAAAAGTCTGGATCCTCAAGGGCCAATTCCACCTACGACAGCAAGAACTTGATCGTGCGCGAAAGACGATGGGTATGGCAATTGGCGTGTGTCCAAAGAACAAGCTGTTCCGCGCGTATATCGACATGGAACTGAAGTTGTTCGAGTTTGTGCGCTGCCGGACGCTTTATGAGAAATGGATCGAGTTCGATGCGTCCAATTCGCAGGCCTGGATCAAGTTCGCCGAGCTGGAACGCGGTCTCGAAGACTTGGATCGTACTCGCGCCATCTTCGAGCTTGCGATCCAGCAAGAAGTGTTGGATATGCCAGAGCTCGTCTGGAAAGCGTACATCGACTTCGAGGAGGAAGAAGGCGAATACGAGAAGACAAGATCGCTGTATGAACGCTTGTTGGCCAAGACTGAGCACGTCAAGGTATGGATCAGCTACGCACAGTTCGAGATCAGCGTCCCAGACTTCGTGGAGGAGATTACAGACGAGTCGGAAGCTGCAGTGAGCGATGCTGCCAAGGCACGGGCGCGGAAAATCTTCGAGCGGGCACATAAGCTGTACAAAGACAACTCGTTGGTCGAGGAGAGGGCGGCGCTTCTCAACGCGTGGAAGGGGTTCGAGGAGACGCATGGCGGCGAGCAGGACCAAGAAAAGGTTTCGAAGCAAATGCCAAGGCGCGTCAAGAAGAGGAGAAAGCTCGACGACGACTCGTTCGAGGAGTATATGGACTACGTGTTCCCGGCAGACGACGAGAGCTCTGCAAAGATGAGCAAACTCATGATGATGGCGCAGAAGTGGAAGCAGGAGAAGGAGAAGGCTGCGGCATAG